Below is a window of Synechococcus sp. RSCCF101 DNA.
TGCCGCCTGGTGCCGTACAAGCGGGTGGACCTGGTGGTGGAGGCCTGCAACCGGGCCGGCCTGCCCCTGGTGGTGGCCGGGGATGGGCCGGAGCGGCGGCGCCTCGAGGCCCTGGCCGGTCCCACCGTGCGCGTGATCGGGCACTGCTCCCAGGAGGAGGCGCGCCGGCTGATGGGCTCATGCCGGGCTTACGTCTATGCCGGTCTCGAGGATTTCGGCATTGCGCCCGTGGAGGCGATGGCGGCCGGGGCCCCGGTGATCGCCCTGGCCAGGGGCGGGCTTCTGGACACCGTCCGCTGCCTGGCGCGGGGCGATGTGCACCCCACCGGATTGCTGTTCCCGGAGCAGTCGGCCGAGTCTCTGTGCGAGGCGCTCGAGTGGTTCGAAGCCAGGGCGGGCTGGCGTGATCTGCCCCCGGACGGCCAGCGCGAGTGGGCCGAGCAGTTCAGTGAGGACCGCTTCCGCCGGCGCATGCAGACGCTGCTGGAGGCGACCTGGAGCCAACATCGCCGCCGGCAGCGTCGGACCCACACTCCCCTGCCTGTGCCGTTGGACTGAGTGACCCCTCACGCCTTTGCTGGCGTGTTCATTGGTCTTGGATGCGTCTGAGATTCGTCGGTGTCCTTGGCAGGTTCGCTGCTCCGCCCCTATTCCGGACGGCCCCTGCCGCTGCTGAAGGTCCCCCCTTCGCCAGCCTCGGCCCGCTGGCTGATCCGCAGCCAGAGCCGTCGCGCCCGCACCCTGAAGCGGACCGGCGACATCGTCTTCTCCCTCGCAGTCCTCCTGCTCGGCTCGCCGCTCTACCTGGTCCTCGCTCTGCTGGTGAAGCTCACCAGCCCGGGTCCGGTCTTCTACGTGCAGCGTCGCGTTGGCCGTGGCTACCGCTCCTTCGGCTGCATCAAATTCCGCACGATGCGGGTGGATGCGGATCGCGCCCTCGCCGATCTGCTGGCCCGGTCCCCCGAACTGCGGGCCGAGTATCAACGGGACTTCAAGCTGAAGCGGGATCCCCGCATCACCCCGATCGGGGTCTTTCTGCGCCGCTCCAGCCTCGATGAACTGCCCCAGTTCCTGAACGTGCTCCGCGGCCAGATGAGCGTGGTCGGCCCGCGCCCCATCGTTTCGGCCGAGCTGGAACGCTACGGCTCCTGCATGGACGAGGTGCTCTCGGTCCGACCGGGACTCACCGGTCTCTGGCAGGTTTCGGGTCGCAACAACCTCAGCTACCGGCGCCGGGTGCGCCTCGATCTGGCCTACTCACGCGACCGCAACGTGGCGCTCGATCTCGCGATCATCATCCGTACCATTGGCGTGATCCTCTTCCCGATGGATCGCGGTGCCTACTGACATCAGCCTGATCCACTGACGGGGATTGCCAGAGCCACGCCGGCGACGCCCACCAGCCAGATCAGCATCAGACGTCGGGTCAGCAGCAGCATCCGCTCGATGTCAGCGGGCGTCACCGACCGGCCGCCCGCTCCCACCGGTGGCTTGATGGTGATCTCGCCGCCGTAGTGGTTGGCTCCGCCCAGTTCCACCCCGATCACCCGGGCATAGATGGCTTCCGAGAGCCCCGCGTTGGGAGAGGCATCGGCCCGGCCATCGCGGGCAGCGGCCTGCACCAGCGGCAGCCAGCGCCGCCACAGCCCGGCCGCCGGGGGCAGGCTGAGGGCCACCAGGCGCGCGGGGAGCCAGACGAGGGCGTCATCGAGCCTGGCGCCGGCGGTCCCGAGCCAGCGCAGCCGCCCGCGCCGGTAGCCCAGCATCGAATCAAGGGTGCTGGCGGCCTTCATGGCCCAGGCCAGCGCCAGTGGACCCGGCATCCACAGCGCTCCCGCCAGCCAGACCAGCGACCCGAGGAGCATCCAGAACAGGGGGGCGAAGACGCCGTCCACGGCGTTCTCACTGGCGGTCTCCGCCGCGGCCCGGAGAATGCCGCCCCGATCGAGCCGCTCCACGTCCCGTCCCACGATCCAGGCCAGTCGCCGGCGCGGGCCATTCAGGCTGCCGTCGTCCTCCGCCAGGGCGGCCAGCACCCCCCGAACCGCGTCCGTCAGGCTGCGCCAGGCGAGGGCACTGGCCAAAGCCACCACCAGGGGGATCCAGCCGATGGGGCTCTGCAGGGCCAGGCGCTCCAGCACCCAGCCGCTCCCACCGCTCACGAGCACCAGGCCTGCCGTGATTGCTCCGCCGGCCAGCCGCAGCCGGATCGGAGAATCGCCGGCCCAGCGTTCCCCGCCGTGGCGCAGGCGCTCGATGCCCCACCCCATCACCTGCACGGGATGCGGCCAGGAACGCGGGTCGCCGATCCAGGCATCGAGGACGACGGCGGCCAGGACCGGTGCCAGGGGCCACAGCGCGCTCCAGAGCTCGTGCCATGGCTTCACGGCACCGCGCCGGGCCTGGGGCGCGAGCTGTGGGGGACCACGGCCATCGTCAGGAAGAGCAGCAGCAGCAGCGGCAGCGCCAACTGGAGGCCGATGCCCTGGGCGATGGCACCCATGGCCACACTTCCCAGCAGCCCGCCGACTGCGCCCGAGCGGCGCAGCACCTGCCAGGCCAGGCCGGGATCCGTCCGCTCCGGCAGATTCCCCGCCAACGCTGCGTCGCTCGTGGCCGCGAGAAGGCCGATGGGAACGAACAGAGCCACGGCGCTCCAGCCGGCCATCAGCTGAGTGAGTCCCAGCAGAGCCGCCAGGGCGGCAAAGCTGGCGCTCGTGGAGCGGAGCCGGGGCATGCCGGCGGGAAGCACTCCCCAGAGGGCCCGGCCGAGTCCGTAGGCCACCAGCACCATGGCGAAGTCGAAGCAGCGGCCCTGATCCACCGTGCGCACCCACAGGGGCAGCAGGGCGAACAGCCCTCCGAACAGGGCTCCCTGCAGCAGGCCGGCCCCACTGAGCCTGGCCCGCATGCTGTCCGGGTGGCGGCCGTTGCCATCGCTGTCGTCCCCGGACCCGGCGCGCGAGCTCTGGCTCAGGGCCAGCGGCAGCAACAGCACCAGGGCCGGTGCGAACTGGGCCGGGGCGGGAAACAACAGCGCGGTCAGCAGCAATCCGAGCAGCCCGCCCAGCTCCGCTGCGGACCGGAGTCCCTCAGCCGTTGCGCCGGGGCGCTCCAGCAGGCGCTGCTGCAGAGGCAGCTGACTGCTCTCCCTCCCCAGCCCGAACAGCAGGCTGGCAAGAAAGCAGATGGCGATCAGCCAGACCGTGTTCTGCGCTGGCAGGCTCCGGGCTCCGGCCAGGCTGGCGGCCAGCAGCATCAGCAGGCTGAGTAGCTGGAGACCGTAGGCGGAGGGTTTCGGCCGCAGGGGCAGCAGGGCCGGCAGGGTGACGACCGCCGGCAGCAGGCCGTTGAGCAGCGGCGAGCGGCTCAGGCCACTCACCAGCCAGGCGGTTGCCGCCAGGCTCAGGCTGGATCCGGCCTGGGAGGACCCCCAGGCCAATGCGGCGGACCGGGCGCCCGAGCGCACCCAGGCGATCAGGCGGCGCGCAGCCAGCTGAACATCGATCTCAGACCTTCACCCACCTGCTCGACGGGATGCTCCGCGTCCTGCTGACGCCATTCGCCCATCCGCGGCTTGCCGGCTTCGCACTCGGCCACGAAGTTGCGGGCGAAGGTGCCGTCCTGAATGTCGCTCAGGATGCGCTTCATCTCGGCTTTGGTGTCGGCGGTGATCACGCGCGGGCCACTCACGTAGTCGCCGTATTCCGCGGTGTTGGAGATCGACTCCCGCATGGCCGTCAGGCCGCCCTTGACCATCAGATCCACGATCAGCTTCACCTCGTGCAGGCATTCGAAGTAGGCCAGCTCGGGCTGGTAGCCGGCCTCCACCAGGGTCTCGAAACCGGCCTTGACCAGAGCGCTCAGGCCGCCGCACAACACCGCCTGTTCCCCGAAGAGGTCGGTCTCGGCCTCCTCCTTGAAATTGGTCTCGAGGATGCCGGCGCGGGTGCCGCCGATGGCCTTGGCGTAGGCCATGGCCAGCTCGCGGGCCTGGCCGGAGGCGTTCTGCTCGACGGCGAACAGGCAGGGGACACCCTGGGCGTTCTGGTATTCCCAGCGGACGGTGTGGCCCGGGCCCTTCGGCGCAATCATCACCACATCCACATCGGCCGGGGGCTGAATCAGGCCGAAGCGGATGTTGAAGCCATGGGCGAAGCTGAGCACCTTGCCCGGTTTGAGGTGCGGTGCGATCTCGGCGCTGTAGACGGCCTGCTGCGCTTCATCGGGCAGCAGGATCATGATCCAGTCGGCACGCTCGGCGGCCTCTGCCACGCTGAGCACCTCAAGGCCGTCGGCCCGGGCCTTCTCGGCCGAGCGGCTGCCCTCGTAGAGGCCCACCACCACATCGATGCCGCTGTCCTTCAGGTTCAGGGCATGGGCATGACCCTGGGAGCCGTACCCGATGATCGCCACCGTTCTGCCGTTGAGAAGGCTCAGGTCAGCATCGGCGTCGTAGTACAGGGTGGCCATCCGTGGGAATGCAGGCGCAGACAGACCGATGAGTGTATCGGCGCGACCTGCATGGCCCGGGCTGGCCGGGCCTCAGCTGCGCGCGGCGTCGGGGTCCTCGATCACCCGGTCGATCAGGCCGTAGTCCTTCGCTTCGGCAGCGCTGAGGAAGTAGTCGCGGTCAGTGTCGCGCTCGATCTTCTCGAGTGGCTGACCGCTCATTCCTGCGAGGCTGCGGTTGAGCATGTCCTTCATGCGCAGGATCTCGCGCGCTTCGATCTCGATGTCGCTGGCCTGCCGTTGACTCGTGCCACCGAGGGGCTGGTGGATCATGATCCGGCTGTGGGGCAGGGCCACCCGCTTGCCCTTGGTGCCGGCCGCGAGCAGAAACGCACCCATGGAGGCCGCCAGACCGACGCAGATGGTCACGACGTCGGATTTGACGTACTGCATCGTGTCGAAGATGGCCAGTCCGGCGGTCACCGAGCCGCCGGGGGAGTTGATGTACAGATAGATCGGCTTGCTGCTGTCCTCGGAATCGAGGTACAGCATCTGGGCCACCAGGCTGTTGGCCACGCCGTCGTTGACCTCCTGCCCGAGAAACAGGATCCGCTCGACGCCGAGACGGGTGTAGATGTCGACCCAGCGCTCGTACTGGCTGCCGGGAAGGCGGTAGGGGACGCTCGGAGTGCCGATGGGCATGGTCAGGAAGTCTGTTGAGGGTGTGTGGAGGGAAGAGGGAATGGCGGCTCAGGCCACCGGTACCGGGGCTGGGCTGGGGAGATCCTTGCGACTTCCGAGAACGCGATCGATCAGCCCGTAGTCCTTCGCCTGTTCGGGGGTGAGGTAGCTCATCCGGTCGGAGTCGCGGCTCAGTTCCTCCACTGAGCGCCCGGTGTTGCTGGAGAGGATCTCGAGCATGGAGCGCTTGTTGTGCAGCACCTCCTGGGCACGGATCTGGATGTCGGTGGCCTGGCCCTGAGCGCCGCTGCGGGGTTGATGCAGCACGATCGAGGCGTGGGGAAGCGAGGCCCGCTGACCCTTGGTTCCGGCCGAGAGAATCACCGCTGCAGTGCCCATCGCCTGGCCGATGCAGATCGTGTGGATCGGCGGTTTGATGTAGCGCATCGTGTCGCAGACAGCGAAGGCTTCCGTTTCAAAGCCGATCGCATCGCCTGAGTACCAGCTTGTACCGGTGGAATTGATGTAGAAATAGATCGGCTTCTCCGGATTGTCGAACTCCAGATAGAGAAGCTGAGCGATGATCAGCTCGGTCACATCCATGCCGAGCTGCCGTTTGGTGTCGTTGTCGGAAAAGAGAGGCAGTCCGAGGTAAACGATCCTCTCCTTCAACATCAGGGAGGGCAGATCCGGTGGCGGGGTGCGCATCACGGCCGAATCACCGTAATAAGGGGCCGAAACCGTCATCGCCGCTCGCGAGTTGTGCTGTGTCGACCCTAGCGGGGGTGTGCGGGCCTGTGGTCGCAGCGTGCGAACACCATGCGACCGGCGGATGTCTGCAGGGCGCCGGTCACGGTCACCGGCAGCCGCTGGCCGATGCGGTCTCGCGCCCCTTCCACCACCACCATCGTGCCGTCCTCGAGGTAGCCCACCCCCTGCAGCGCTTCCTTGCCCTCGCGGACGATCTTGAGTTTGAGCTCGTCACCGGGGCGAACCTCCGGCCGCAGGGCGATCACCAGATCACTGAGGTTCATCACCCGCAGCTCCTGGACCCGGGCGACCTGGGCCAGGTTGTAGTCGGCCGTGAGCAGGGTCCCGCCAGTGTCGGAGGTGAGCAGCAGCAGCTTGTCATCCACCCCCGCGCCCTCGTAGCGGGTGCTGTTCACCACCAGGCGGCGGCCGTAGGTGGAGCGCAGCTCGGTGAGCAGCTTCAGCCCCCGGCGTCCCTTGCCCCGTTTCTCGGCATTGGCTGAGTCGGCCAGGGCCTGCAGCTCATCGATCACGGACTGGGCCACGATCACCTGCCCTTCGAGCAGGCCACAGGCCAGCAGGGCACGGATGCGCCCATCGATGATGACGCTGGTGTCGAGAATCTTGGCCGAGGCCGGCGTGAGCACGCCATCGGCCACCAGCAGCGCTTCGGCGGCGCCGGGATTGAACAGCCGCAGCAGCGTGCGGCCGTGCACCTCGGCCAGGTTGTACCCCAGCACCCCGAAGAACACGTTGCTGAGCACCGCGGCCAGCGGCTTGATCAGGATGACCTCCCACGGCAGCGGCAGCAGCAGGATCGGGGCCAGCAGCAGGTTGGCCACCAGCAGTCCGAGGATCAGGCCCACCGACCGGCTGATCAGCAGGTCGGTGGGCATGGTGCGCACCTGCTGCATCAGCTTCTGGCGCAGCTGCTGGAAGAAGACCCCCGCCAGCAGGCCGAAGAAGGCGCCGAAGCCCCCCATCACCGTGCGCAGCCCCTCCGGGTTGGTGACCTGCACCAGCATCGATTCGGGCAGCAGATCGACGCCGAGCCATCCGGCCGCCCCCCCCGAGACCAGGAACAGCACCAGGATGAGGACTTCCACCATGAGAGGCGTGCCGGTCCATGTCGTGCGGTACGAGGGCAGCATGCCCCATTCCCCGCGGTGCGGCCCGGGCCCCTGCCGCAGCGTTGTGAGTTCGTGATCGGCTCCGCCCCCCGCCTCTGGCCGCCGCGCAGTGCCTACGTGCACGTGCCCTTCTGCCATCGCCGCTGCTTCTACTGCGACTTCGCGGTGGTTCCCCTCGGCGATCGGGCGGACGGGGGGCGATCCGGCTCGGTGCAGGCCTACCTGGAGCTGCTGCAACGGGAGATCCACGCCGCGCCGCACGGACCGCCGCTCTCCACGATCTACGTGGGGGGCGGCACACCCTCCATCTGTACCCCCGATCAGATCGCCGGGATCCTCAGGAGCCTGCGGCAGCGCTTCGGTCTGGCT
It encodes the following:
- a CDS encoding sugar transferase, whose protein sequence is MAGSLLRPYSGRPLPLLKVPPSPASARWLIRSQSRRARTLKRTGDIVFSLAVLLLGSPLYLVLALLVKLTSPGPVFYVQRRVGRGYRSFGCIKFRTMRVDADRALADLLARSPELRAEYQRDFKLKRDPRITPIGVFLRRSSLDELPQFLNVLRGQMSVVGPRPIVSAELERYGSCMDEVLSVRPGLTGLWQVSGRNNLSYRRRVRLDLAYSRDRNVALDLAIIIRTIGVILFPMDRGAY
- the cbiB gene encoding adenosylcobinamide-phosphate synthase CbiB; its protein translation is MKPWHELWSALWPLAPVLAAVVLDAWIGDPRSWPHPVQVMGWGIERLRHGGERWAGDSPIRLRLAGGAITAGLVLVSGGSGWVLERLALQSPIGWIPLVVALASALAWRSLTDAVRGVLAALAEDDGSLNGPRRRLAWIVGRDVERLDRGGILRAAAETASENAVDGVFAPLFWMLLGSLVWLAGALWMPGPLALAWAMKAASTLDSMLGYRRGRLRWLGTAGARLDDALVWLPARLVALSLPPAAGLWRRWLPLVQAAARDGRADASPNAGLSEAIYARVIGVELGGANHYGGEITIKPPVGAGGRSVTPADIERMLLLTRRLMLIWLVGVAGVALAIPVSGSG
- the ilvC gene encoding ketol-acid reductoisomerase; the protein is MATLYYDADADLSLLNGRTVAIIGYGSQGHAHALNLKDSGIDVVVGLYEGSRSAEKARADGLEVLSVAEAAERADWIMILLPDEAQQAVYSAEIAPHLKPGKVLSFAHGFNIRFGLIQPPADVDVVMIAPKGPGHTVRWEYQNAQGVPCLFAVEQNASGQARELAMAYAKAIGGTRAGILETNFKEEAETDLFGEQAVLCGGLSALVKAGFETLVEAGYQPELAYFECLHEVKLIVDLMVKGGLTAMRESISNTAEYGDYVSGPRVITADTKAEMKRILSDIQDGTFARNFVAECEAGKPRMGEWRQQDAEHPVEQVGEGLRSMFSWLRAA
- a CDS encoding ATP-dependent Clp protease proteolytic subunit, producing MPIGTPSVPYRLPGSQYERWVDIYTRLGVERILFLGQEVNDGVANSLVAQMLYLDSEDSSKPIYLYINSPGGSVTAGLAIFDTMQYVKSDVVTICVGLAASMGAFLLAAGTKGKRVALPHSRIMIHQPLGGTSQRQASDIEIEAREILRMKDMLNRSLAGMSGQPLEKIERDTDRDYFLSAAEAKDYGLIDRVIEDPDAARS
- a CDS encoding ATP-dependent Clp protease proteolytic subunit — its product is MTVSAPYYGDSAVMRTPPPDLPSLMLKERIVYLGLPLFSDNDTKRQLGMDVTELIIAQLLYLEFDNPEKPIYFYINSTGTSWYSGDAIGFETEAFAVCDTMRYIKPPIHTICIGQAMGTAAVILSAGTKGQRASLPHASIVLHQPRSGAQGQATDIQIRAQEVLHNKRSMLEILSSNTGRSVEELSRDSDRMSYLTPEQAKDYGLIDRVLGSRKDLPSPAPVPVA
- a CDS encoding PIN/TRAM domain-containing protein codes for the protein MVEVLILVLFLVSGGAAGWLGVDLLPESMLVQVTNPEGLRTVMGGFGAFFGLLAGVFFQQLRQKLMQQVRTMPTDLLISRSVGLILGLLVANLLLAPILLLPLPWEVILIKPLAAVLSNVFFGVLGYNLAEVHGRTLLRLFNPGAAEALLVADGVLTPASAKILDTSVIIDGRIRALLACGLLEGQVIVAQSVIDELQALADSANAEKRGKGRRGLKLLTELRSTYGRRLVVNSTRYEGAGVDDKLLLLTSDTGGTLLTADYNLAQVARVQELRVMNLSDLVIALRPEVRPGDELKLKIVREGKEALQGVGYLEDGTMVVVEGARDRIGQRLPVTVTGALQTSAGRMVFARCDHRPAHPR